Proteins from one Elephas maximus indicus isolate mEleMax1 chromosome 12, mEleMax1 primary haplotype, whole genome shotgun sequence genomic window:
- the APOBR gene encoding apolipoprotein B receptor isoform X1, with amino-acid sequence MDFLRLHLPGLHQALRGALDSFSTFVSYLMGDEVPTAEGREAQAAKELGEVDTGRPKRAAEKEEAQEALEHLGGSRKEGNGGLSGPAEVGRHQEESIAAEQTWGWGGGSSHGSQAGRQDTGAWEAAKVARCQELSAPSEAEKSQAGSVVGRDRSCQAQERQEPGEQEVNTEERLRTWEQVEEEEEVRAREPEVAEGEESGWTQHREPEGKAGVGWQNEAKDGKEAEQAVKEAVAEETQAPEARGPESEEEVVVVVRGDQITGAQEPQGPGTEPEVWVTSGREEVRATSGSEEAWTTSGREKADHPAVRETEFGAVPGERTPEGTESIWALDEASRGDWEEEVDEKREVEESLFPRQTQALGAERVEEGAGGQAAGREAAGALGSEEEVEEGFEDQADQSRKEGKGRQDSEIRADQARLEEVVQAEEAKEEKGSGWAAEVQLPQDKEAKGAQGDADLETTPEARSEKVFTGQESEKEAQTGGEALRVGWGGLECELTEGQEPELMLGAQSPTKKPEGGQGVKEELWRAPALSKEETEGKLEEDSRYLENVQPDIHVSEGEAWRNQRRRDVEAGNSQEKADAEEAGEEAAGGQALEAEAERGQESELLAIAEADREWKKAKDTGRGTEENEALEAENREPGGSRGAGAWAGQSLEDSEAKDVEVEVVVPWGTDRAPGREWRLEEVALNLQDSEDVQTRISLATKIVEDKAAQGVKETGVEEGPEEEAGNTWEREFKRGWDSEEREEAGGDGELPEAQHGEAAEGEVRGGQEFSLESSAKVGVTGRGHQAEAFEAKEGESEVGESAVAEGSWKMDHFTSGSHVVTAEGTVAMGEAEGLPGEQTVERTEVGVWEAMEQRVDSEGQRGDPEGGAQRPLDLEDVEVAGGHRPEAEEAGEAKEARKGKEAREAKEAGEAEDITEPEEPGKPGEAKEAEEAGEAGEAREAKKAEEAGEAEEAGEAEEAGEAQEAGEANEAEEAHPEGLEDVKGQKEQPTIQDPPKAEPKLHEAAEAAETTGSAREHACSSWNEALLPGSRLDVSVPRSRVLLSRSSSQRRSRPSFRRTPAPAPQEEPPSPPPEADLSAPQQRLLQSVEPPEPSPPKPEGTPVPARKRPLGHGFGLAHSGMMQELQARLGQPKPQ; translated from the exons ATGGACTTCCTTCGGCTACACCTCCCTGGGCTGCATCAGGCCTTGAGGGGGGCACTG GATTCCTTCAGCACCTTTGTCTCGTACCTCATGGGAGATGAGGTCCCCACTGCAGAAGGGAGAGAGGCTCAGGCAGCCAAGGAACTAGGGGAGGTGGATACAGGGAGGCCAAAGAGGGCTGCGGAGAAGGAGGAAGCTCAGGAGGCCCTGGAGCACCTTGGAGGCAGCAGAAAGGAGGGGAATGGAGGGCTGAGTGGGCCTGCAGAGGTCGGAAGACACCAGGAGGAAAGTATAGCTGCAGAACAGACCTGGGGTTGGGGAGGAGGCAGCTCCCATGGGTCCCAAGCAGGCAGACAGGACACTGGGGCCTGGGAAGCAGCCAAGGTTGCCAGGTGCCAGGAGCTGAGTGCCCCCTCAGAGGCTGAGAAGTCTCAGGCGGGGTCTGTGGTTGGcagagacaggagctgccaagcCCAGGAGAGGCAGGAGCCTGGTGAGCAGGAAGTGAACACAGAGGAGAGACTGAGAACCTGGGAAcaggtggaggaggaggaagaggtcaGGGCAAGAGAGCCAGAGGTGGCCGAAGGGGAGGAGTCAGGATGGACCCAGCACAGGGAGCCTGAGGGGAAGGCTGGTGTTGGGTGGCAAAACGAAGCAAAGGATGGCAAGGAGGCAGAGCAGGCGGTCAAAGAGGCAGTTGCAGAGGAGACCCAGGCGCCTGAGGCCAGAGGGCCTGAGAGCGAAGAagaggtggtggtagtggtgaggGGTGACCAAATCACAGGGGCCCAGGAGCCACAGGGCCCAGGGACAGAGCCCGAGGTCTGGGTGACCTCAGGCAGGGAGGAGGTCAGAGCAACCTCAGGTAGTGAGGAGGCCTGGACAACCTCAGGCAGGGAAAAGGCTGACCATCCAGCAGTCAGGGAGACAGAATTTggggcagtccctggagaaaggaccCCAGAGGGTACTGAGAGTATCTGGGCCCTAGATGAGGCCTCCAGGGGAGACTGGGAGGAAGAGGTGGATGAGAAGAGAGAGGTTGAAGAGAGCCTTTTCCCCAGGCAGACCCAGGCCCTGGGAGCTGAGAGAGTGGAAGAAGGGGCTGGGGGTCAGGCGGCAGGGAGGGAGGCTGCAGGAGCCCTGGGGTCAGAGGAGGAGGTAGAGGAAGGCTTTGAGGACCAGGCTGACCAGAGCAGGAAAGAGGGTAAGGGGAGGCAAGACTCAGAGATTAGGGCTGATCAGGCCAGGCTGGAGGAGGTCGTACAGGCAGAGGAGGCCAAGGAAGAGAAAGGGAGTGGCTGGGCCGCAGAGGTCCAGTTGCCCCAGGACAAAGAGGCAAAAGGGGCTCAAGGTGATGCTGACTTAGAGACAACCCCAGAGGCCAGGTCTGAGAAGGTGTTCACAGGGCAGGAGAGTGAGAAGGAGGCTCAGACAGGCGGAGAAGCactgagggtggggtggggaggcctTGAATGTGAACTAACTGAAGGCCAGGAACCTGAGCTGATGCTAGGGGCCCAGTCCCCAACAAAGAAACCTGAGGGAGGACAGGGGGTTAAGGAAGAACTCTGGAGAGCTCCAGCCTTGAGCAAAGAGGAAACAGAAGGgaaactggaggaagattccaggTACTTAGAGAATGTACAGCCTGATATCCATGTCTCTGAGGGAGAAGCCTGGAGAAACCAGAGGAGAAGGGATGTGGAGGCAGGAAATAGCCAGGAGAAAGCAGATGCTGAGGAGGCTGGGGAGGAGGCTGCAGGAGGCCAGGCTCTGGAGGCTGAGGCCGAAAGAGGCCAAGAGTCTGAACTACTGGCAATTGCAGAGGCAGATAGGGAATGGAAGAAAGCAAAGGACACTGGgcgtgggacagaggagaacgagGCCCTGGAAGCAGAGAATCGGGAGCCAGGTGGGAGCCGAGGGGCAGGAGCATGGGCAGGCCAGTCACTGGAAGATTCAGAAGCCAAGGATGTGGAGGTAGAGGTTGTGGTACCGTGGGGAACAGACAGAGCACCTGGGAGAGAATGGAGGCTGGAGGAGGTGGCGCTGAACCTCCAGGACAGCGAGGACGTGCAGACCAGAATTTCTTTGGCTACAAAGATTGTGGAAGATAAGGCAGCCCAGGGTGTAAAAGAGACCGGGGTGGAGGAAGGGCCAGAAGAGGAGGCTGGGAATACCTGGGAGAGGGAGTTCAAGAGAGGGTGGGActcagaggagagagaggaggctgGAGGAGATGGGGAGCTGCCTGAGGCCCAGCATGGGGAGGCTGCAGAGGGAGAGGTCAGAGGTGGGCAGGAGTTCAGCCTGGAGAGCTCGGCAAAGGTGGGGGTGACTGGCAGAGGTCACCAAGCAGAGGCTTTTGAGGCCAAGGAGGGAGAGTCTGAGGTTGGGGAATCTGCAGTGGCAGAAGGAAGCTGGAAGATGGATCACTTTACCTCAGGCTCTCATGTGGTGACAGCAGAGGGGACTGTGGCCATGGGGGAGGCTGAGGGGCTCCCAGGAGAGCAGACAGTGGAGAGAACAGAGGTTGGGGTGTGGGAAGCAATGGAGCAGAGGGTAGACAGTGAGGGGCAACGTGGGGACCCTGAGGGAGGGGCACAAAGGCCCCTTGATTTGGAGGATGTTGAGGTGGCTGGAGGCCACAGGCCAGAGGCTGAGGAGGCCGGGGAAGCCAAGGAAGCCAGGAAAGGCAAGGAGGCCAGGGAAGCCAAGGAAGCTGGGGAAGCTGAGGACATCACCGAACCTGAGGAGCCTGGGAAGCCTGGGGAAGCCAAAGAGGCTGAGGAGGCAGGGGAAGCTGGGGAGGCCAGGGAAGCCAAGAAGGCTGAGGAGGCTGGGGAGGCCGAGGAGGCTGGGGaagctgaggaagcaggagaagccCAGGAGGCTGGGGAGGCCAACGAGGCTGAGGAGGCTCATCCAGAAGGCCTGGAGGATGTAAAGGGCCAGAAGGAACAGCCAACAATCCAAGACCCTCCAAAGGCTGAGCCCAAGCTACATGAGGCAGCAGAGGCTGCAGAGACCACAGGAAGTGCCAGAGAGCATGCTTGCAGCAGCTGGAATGAG GCCCTGCTTCCTGGGTCCCGCCTGGATGTCTCTGTCCCGCGGAGCCGTGTACTTCTCTCCCGCAGCTCCTCACAGCGCCGCTCCCGGCCCTCTTTCCGTCGGACCCCTGCACCTGCACCACAGGAGGAGCCCCCCAGCCCACCACCGGAGGCAGACCTGTCAGCCCCCCAGCAGAGACTTCTCCAGTCAGTGGAACCCCCAGAACCAAGCCCTCCAAAGCCTGAAGGGACCCCAGTGCCAGCCAGAAAAAGGCCCCTGGGACACGG GTTTGGCCTTGCACACTCTGGCATGATGCAGGAACTGCAAGCCCGACTGGGCCAGCCGAAGCCCCAGTGA
- the APOBR gene encoding apolipoprotein B receptor isoform X2: MGDEVPTAEGREAQAAKELGEVDTGRPKRAAEKEEAQEALEHLGGSRKEGNGGLSGPAEVGRHQEESIAAEQTWGWGGGSSHGSQAGRQDTGAWEAAKVARCQELSAPSEAEKSQAGSVVGRDRSCQAQERQEPGEQEVNTEERLRTWEQVEEEEEVRAREPEVAEGEESGWTQHREPEGKAGVGWQNEAKDGKEAEQAVKEAVAEETQAPEARGPESEEEVVVVVRGDQITGAQEPQGPGTEPEVWVTSGREEVRATSGSEEAWTTSGREKADHPAVRETEFGAVPGERTPEGTESIWALDEASRGDWEEEVDEKREVEESLFPRQTQALGAERVEEGAGGQAAGREAAGALGSEEEVEEGFEDQADQSRKEGKGRQDSEIRADQARLEEVVQAEEAKEEKGSGWAAEVQLPQDKEAKGAQGDADLETTPEARSEKVFTGQESEKEAQTGGEALRVGWGGLECELTEGQEPELMLGAQSPTKKPEGGQGVKEELWRAPALSKEETEGKLEEDSRYLENVQPDIHVSEGEAWRNQRRRDVEAGNSQEKADAEEAGEEAAGGQALEAEAERGQESELLAIAEADREWKKAKDTGRGTEENEALEAENREPGGSRGAGAWAGQSLEDSEAKDVEVEVVVPWGTDRAPGREWRLEEVALNLQDSEDVQTRISLATKIVEDKAAQGVKETGVEEGPEEEAGNTWEREFKRGWDSEEREEAGGDGELPEAQHGEAAEGEVRGGQEFSLESSAKVGVTGRGHQAEAFEAKEGESEVGESAVAEGSWKMDHFTSGSHVVTAEGTVAMGEAEGLPGEQTVERTEVGVWEAMEQRVDSEGQRGDPEGGAQRPLDLEDVEVAGGHRPEAEEAGEAKEARKGKEAREAKEAGEAEDITEPEEPGKPGEAKEAEEAGEAGEAREAKKAEEAGEAEEAGEAEEAGEAQEAGEANEAEEAHPEGLEDVKGQKEQPTIQDPPKAEPKLHEAAEAAETTGSAREHACSSWNEALLPGSRLDVSVPRSRVLLSRSSSQRRSRPSFRRTPAPAPQEEPPSPPPEADLSAPQQRLLQSVEPPEPSPPKPEGTPVPARKRPLGHGFGLAHSGMMQELQARLGQPKPQ, translated from the exons ATGGGAGATGAGGTCCCCACTGCAGAAGGGAGAGAGGCTCAGGCAGCCAAGGAACTAGGGGAGGTGGATACAGGGAGGCCAAAGAGGGCTGCGGAGAAGGAGGAAGCTCAGGAGGCCCTGGAGCACCTTGGAGGCAGCAGAAAGGAGGGGAATGGAGGGCTGAGTGGGCCTGCAGAGGTCGGAAGACACCAGGAGGAAAGTATAGCTGCAGAACAGACCTGGGGTTGGGGAGGAGGCAGCTCCCATGGGTCCCAAGCAGGCAGACAGGACACTGGGGCCTGGGAAGCAGCCAAGGTTGCCAGGTGCCAGGAGCTGAGTGCCCCCTCAGAGGCTGAGAAGTCTCAGGCGGGGTCTGTGGTTGGcagagacaggagctgccaagcCCAGGAGAGGCAGGAGCCTGGTGAGCAGGAAGTGAACACAGAGGAGAGACTGAGAACCTGGGAAcaggtggaggaggaggaagaggtcaGGGCAAGAGAGCCAGAGGTGGCCGAAGGGGAGGAGTCAGGATGGACCCAGCACAGGGAGCCTGAGGGGAAGGCTGGTGTTGGGTGGCAAAACGAAGCAAAGGATGGCAAGGAGGCAGAGCAGGCGGTCAAAGAGGCAGTTGCAGAGGAGACCCAGGCGCCTGAGGCCAGAGGGCCTGAGAGCGAAGAagaggtggtggtagtggtgaggGGTGACCAAATCACAGGGGCCCAGGAGCCACAGGGCCCAGGGACAGAGCCCGAGGTCTGGGTGACCTCAGGCAGGGAGGAGGTCAGAGCAACCTCAGGTAGTGAGGAGGCCTGGACAACCTCAGGCAGGGAAAAGGCTGACCATCCAGCAGTCAGGGAGACAGAATTTggggcagtccctggagaaaggaccCCAGAGGGTACTGAGAGTATCTGGGCCCTAGATGAGGCCTCCAGGGGAGACTGGGAGGAAGAGGTGGATGAGAAGAGAGAGGTTGAAGAGAGCCTTTTCCCCAGGCAGACCCAGGCCCTGGGAGCTGAGAGAGTGGAAGAAGGGGCTGGGGGTCAGGCGGCAGGGAGGGAGGCTGCAGGAGCCCTGGGGTCAGAGGAGGAGGTAGAGGAAGGCTTTGAGGACCAGGCTGACCAGAGCAGGAAAGAGGGTAAGGGGAGGCAAGACTCAGAGATTAGGGCTGATCAGGCCAGGCTGGAGGAGGTCGTACAGGCAGAGGAGGCCAAGGAAGAGAAAGGGAGTGGCTGGGCCGCAGAGGTCCAGTTGCCCCAGGACAAAGAGGCAAAAGGGGCTCAAGGTGATGCTGACTTAGAGACAACCCCAGAGGCCAGGTCTGAGAAGGTGTTCACAGGGCAGGAGAGTGAGAAGGAGGCTCAGACAGGCGGAGAAGCactgagggtggggtggggaggcctTGAATGTGAACTAACTGAAGGCCAGGAACCTGAGCTGATGCTAGGGGCCCAGTCCCCAACAAAGAAACCTGAGGGAGGACAGGGGGTTAAGGAAGAACTCTGGAGAGCTCCAGCCTTGAGCAAAGAGGAAACAGAAGGgaaactggaggaagattccaggTACTTAGAGAATGTACAGCCTGATATCCATGTCTCTGAGGGAGAAGCCTGGAGAAACCAGAGGAGAAGGGATGTGGAGGCAGGAAATAGCCAGGAGAAAGCAGATGCTGAGGAGGCTGGGGAGGAGGCTGCAGGAGGCCAGGCTCTGGAGGCTGAGGCCGAAAGAGGCCAAGAGTCTGAACTACTGGCAATTGCAGAGGCAGATAGGGAATGGAAGAAAGCAAAGGACACTGGgcgtgggacagaggagaacgagGCCCTGGAAGCAGAGAATCGGGAGCCAGGTGGGAGCCGAGGGGCAGGAGCATGGGCAGGCCAGTCACTGGAAGATTCAGAAGCCAAGGATGTGGAGGTAGAGGTTGTGGTACCGTGGGGAACAGACAGAGCACCTGGGAGAGAATGGAGGCTGGAGGAGGTGGCGCTGAACCTCCAGGACAGCGAGGACGTGCAGACCAGAATTTCTTTGGCTACAAAGATTGTGGAAGATAAGGCAGCCCAGGGTGTAAAAGAGACCGGGGTGGAGGAAGGGCCAGAAGAGGAGGCTGGGAATACCTGGGAGAGGGAGTTCAAGAGAGGGTGGGActcagaggagagagaggaggctgGAGGAGATGGGGAGCTGCCTGAGGCCCAGCATGGGGAGGCTGCAGAGGGAGAGGTCAGAGGTGGGCAGGAGTTCAGCCTGGAGAGCTCGGCAAAGGTGGGGGTGACTGGCAGAGGTCACCAAGCAGAGGCTTTTGAGGCCAAGGAGGGAGAGTCTGAGGTTGGGGAATCTGCAGTGGCAGAAGGAAGCTGGAAGATGGATCACTTTACCTCAGGCTCTCATGTGGTGACAGCAGAGGGGACTGTGGCCATGGGGGAGGCTGAGGGGCTCCCAGGAGAGCAGACAGTGGAGAGAACAGAGGTTGGGGTGTGGGAAGCAATGGAGCAGAGGGTAGACAGTGAGGGGCAACGTGGGGACCCTGAGGGAGGGGCACAAAGGCCCCTTGATTTGGAGGATGTTGAGGTGGCTGGAGGCCACAGGCCAGAGGCTGAGGAGGCCGGGGAAGCCAAGGAAGCCAGGAAAGGCAAGGAGGCCAGGGAAGCCAAGGAAGCTGGGGAAGCTGAGGACATCACCGAACCTGAGGAGCCTGGGAAGCCTGGGGAAGCCAAAGAGGCTGAGGAGGCAGGGGAAGCTGGGGAGGCCAGGGAAGCCAAGAAGGCTGAGGAGGCTGGGGAGGCCGAGGAGGCTGGGGaagctgaggaagcaggagaagccCAGGAGGCTGGGGAGGCCAACGAGGCTGAGGAGGCTCATCCAGAAGGCCTGGAGGATGTAAAGGGCCAGAAGGAACAGCCAACAATCCAAGACCCTCCAAAGGCTGAGCCCAAGCTACATGAGGCAGCAGAGGCTGCAGAGACCACAGGAAGTGCCAGAGAGCATGCTTGCAGCAGCTGGAATGAG GCCCTGCTTCCTGGGTCCCGCCTGGATGTCTCTGTCCCGCGGAGCCGTGTACTTCTCTCCCGCAGCTCCTCACAGCGCCGCTCCCGGCCCTCTTTCCGTCGGACCCCTGCACCTGCACCACAGGAGGAGCCCCCCAGCCCACCACCGGAGGCAGACCTGTCAGCCCCCCAGCAGAGACTTCTCCAGTCAGTGGAACCCCCAGAACCAAGCCCTCCAAAGCCTGAAGGGACCCCAGTGCCAGCCAGAAAAAGGCCCCTGGGACACGG GTTTGGCCTTGCACACTCTGGCATGATGCAGGAACTGCAAGCCCGACTGGGCCAGCCGAAGCCCCAGTGA
- the IL27 gene encoding interleukin-27 subunit alpha: protein MGQMTGDLGWRLTLLLLSLLLARAGVWGFPRPPGRPPLSLQELQREFTVSLRLARKLLSEVQGLAHRFAEHHLPGVSLDLLPLGEQLPNVSLTFQAWRHLPDPERLCFLSMMLRPFHALLGGLGSQNGWTSSERMQLWAMRLDLRDLQQHLHFQVLAAGFNLPEEENKEGKELLLAALGSPSQMSAQASWPQLLYTYQLLHSLELVLSRAMRDLLLLSQAGNPAQALGYPAPRPDSVTS from the exons ATGGGCCAGATGACTGGAGACCTTGGCTGGC GGCTCACCCTGTTGCTGCTGTCTTTGCTCCTGGCCCGGGCTGGTGTCTGGGGATTTCCAAGACCCCCAGGGAGGCCCCCCCTGAGCCTGCAGGAGCTGCAGAGGGAGTTCACTGTCAGCCTACGTctggccaggaagctgctttCTGAGGTCCAGGGTCTGGCCCACCGCTTT GCTGAACATCACCTGCCTGGAGTCAGCCTAGACCTTCTGCCCCTGGGAGAGCAGCTCCCCAATGTTTCCCTGACCTTCCAGGCCTGGCGCCACCTCCCT GACCCAGAAAGACTCTGCTTCCTCTCTATGATGCTTCGCCCCTTCCATGCCCTGCTGGGAGGGCTGGGGAGCCAGAACGGCTGGACCAGCTCAGAGAGGATGCAGCTATGGGCCATGAGGCTAGATCTCCGGGATCTGCAACAGCACCTTCACTTCCAG GTGCTGGCTGCAGGATTCAACCTCCCTGAGGAGGAGAATAAGGAGGGAAAGGAGCTGCTCCTGGCGGCTCTGGGCAGCCCCTCACAGATGTCGGCCCAGGCGTCCTGGCCCCAGCTCCTCTACACCTACCAGTTGCTGCACTCCTTGGAGCTTGTCTTATCTCGGGCCATGCGGGACTTGCTGCTGCTCTCCCAGGCTGGGAACCCAGCCCAGGCCTTGGGATACCCAGCTCCCAGACCTGACAGTGTGACCTCTTAG
- the NUPR1 gene encoding nuclear protein 1: MMAAFPGAASPSQQPLGPEDEDSSLDEYDLYSLTHSYLGGRGRKGRTKREAAANTNRPSPGGHERKLVTKFQNAEQKKRGARP; encoded by the exons ATGATGGCCGCATTTCCAGGAGCAGCCAGCCCCTCCCAGCAACCCCTGGGCCCAGAGGACGAGGACTCTAGCCTGGATGAGTATGACCTGTACAGCCTGACCCACTCCTACCTGG GAGGACGTGGCCGGAAAGGTCGCACCAAGAGAGAAGCTGCTGCCAACACCAACCGCCCCAGTCCTGGTGGGCACGAGAGAAAACTGGTGACCAAGTTCCAGAATGCAGAGCAGAAAAAGAGAGGGGCACGTCCCTGA